A genome region from Anopheles stephensi strain Indian chromosome 2, UCI_ANSTEP_V1.0, whole genome shotgun sequence includes the following:
- the LOC118504050 gene encoding nucleolar protein dao-5-like isoform X11 — MRLDCRWILLPMLALFVEARDARAYRGGKAEYMKADRKGETQFQHQKTIDGAVLGCFGYVDGQGKMFVTHYLADVAGYRSVSLSAPDKMTRERLKLLRNGEDGPASDLFPVDCTEEGDVGRLQKMADKIKKDFESDNEAEEPQRKSPSYAKNDDPTTVATDGGRAPENSDAENDSVKAKTAPSTATPSETPNKKQNVRLINVRDPSSFGKPAKKPAESSKTPSRKSPSKPTGDEANSEPGKVSPSKGSFPPKKQYPKVSKQPNTMEQPQATKDLEKPSEKNQTPAAKPNVAARSPAVPEGAKDDEVPEDASRKQPTDSKSSPKSGKDPNKVAEGPSKPESKKGSDKPASKNKQPNEDEKASEEPKDQQDDSSPEKPEAESDDATNDPKQSPKSGKEPSKGSKPQPKKESDKPAGKNKQPNEEDKASEKPEDQQDDSSAEMPEDELENTSDDPKQSLKSGKEPSKASDGPKPQPKKGSDKLETKNEDDKASEEPEDQQDDSSDEKPEAESDDATNDPKQSPKSGKEPSKDSKAHPKKGSDKPASKNEDDKASEEPEDQQDDSSDEKPEAESDDASDDPKQSPKSGKEPSKGSKPQPKKGSDKPASKNKQPNSEDKASEDPEDQQDDSSDEKPEDDLDNTSNDPKQSPKSGKEPSKGSKPQPKKGSDKPATKNEDEKASEEPEDQQDDSSDEKPEAESDDATNDPKQSPMSGKESSKGPKPQPKKGSDKPASKNKQPNEEDKASEEPEDQQDGSSDEKPEAESDDATNDPKQSPKSGKESSKGPKPQPKKGSDKPASKNKQPNEEDKASEEPEDQQDGSSDEKPEAESDDATNDPKQSPKSGKEPSKGSKPQPKKGSDKPAGKNEDGKASEEPEDQQDDSSDEKPEAESDDATNDPKQSPKSGKEPSKDSKAHPKKGSDKPASKNEDDKASEEPEDQQDDSSDEKPEAESDDASDDPKQSPKSGKEPSKGSKPQPKKGSDKPASKNKQPNSEDKASEDPEDQQDDSSDEKPEDDLDNTSNDPKQSPKSGKEPSKGSKPQPKKGSDKPASKNEDDKASEEPEDQQDDSSDEKPEAESDDATNDPKQSPKSGKESSKGSKPQPKKGSDKPATKNEDDKASEEPEDQQDDSSDEKPEDDLDNTSNDPKQSPKSGKEPSKGSKPQPKKGSDKPATKNEDDKASEEPEDQQDDSSDEKPEAESDDATNNPKQSPKSGKEPSKGSKPQPKKGSDKPASKNKQPEGPAARNEPAGSALTDLYPTPPFEAEDPTSMGAVKPSDSNDVLAAISRVLPVIRDISALPLPSGGSVPKTPVPSTKDADVYDEVEDEDDTDAVDAVMPEKQQHSEPETPSQSAPQPTDTGSCIEIILKVPTDARHVIVRAENPKFKSQAGSPLDQLVNKIAPGVYDVQLAKFDKVVFEKYDKSPAEDEPEAPSNLGKAFNYDELVPKPRNAGSSKRVPEDSVNAYLPKVESVQSRVGAADEKQGKSARDESAPAKQRRIPDRFLAVGRRG, encoded by the exons ATGCGGCTGGATTGCAGATGG ATCCTTTTGCCCATGCTGGCACTTTTCGTCGAGGCGAGAGATGCACGAGCGTACCGTGGAG GCAAGGCAGAGTACATGAAGGCGGATCGGAAGGGTGAAACCCAGTTTCAGCATCAGAAAACCATCGATGGAGCCGTTCTCGGATGCTTCGGCTATGTGGATGGACAGGGAAAAATGTTTGTCACCCATTACTTGGCCGATGTGGCGGGATACCGCAGTGTAAGCTTATCTGCGCCCGATAAAATGACCCGGGAGCGTCTAAAGTTGTTGAG GAACGGTGAAGATGGACCAGCGTCAGATCTATTTCCGGTCGACTGTACGGAGGAAGGAGACGTGGGTAGATTACAGAAGATGGcggataaaataaagaaagatTTCGAGAGTGATAACGAAGCGGAGGAACCGCAAAGGAAATCTCCATCCTACGCTAAAAACGATGATCCGACCACGGTGGCGACTGACGGTGGCAGAGCTCCGGAAAATAGTGATGCAGAAAATGATAGtgtaaaagcaaaaacggCACCATCGACTGCAACGCCCAGCGAAActccaaacaaaaagcaaaatgttCGTCTGATAAATGTAAGAGATCCGAGCTCGTTCGGAAAACCGGCAAAGAAACCAGCAGAAAGCTCGAAAACACCGTCAAGAAAATCTCCATCCAAACCAACCGGAGATGAAGCGAATTCCGAACCGGGAAAAGTGTCTCCATCAAAAGGAAGTTTTCCGCCCAAAAAGCAATACCCGAAGGTATCAAAGCAACCGAACACAATGGAACAACCGCAGGCAACGAAGGATTTGGAGAAACCGTCAGAAAAAAATCAGACTCCAGCTGCAAAACCGAATGTAGCTGCCAGGTCGCCTGCCGTTCCTGAGGGTGCTAAGGATGATGAAGTCCCGGAAGATGCATCGAGAAAACAACCGACTGATAGcaaatcatcgccaaaatcAGGAAAGGATCCAAACAAGGTAGCGGAAGGACCTTCAAAACCTGAATCCAAGAAGGGGTCCGACAAGCCAGCAAGCAAGAACAAGCAGCCCAACGAAGATGAGAAGGCATCGGAAGAGCCTAAAGATCAACAAGACGACTCGAGCCCCGAGAAGCCAGAAGCCGAGTCAGATGACGCCACAAACGATCCTAAGCAATCTCCGAAGTCAGGAAAGGAACCGAGCAAGGGCTCGAAGCCTCAACCCAAGAAGGAATCGGACAAGCCTGCAGGCAAGAACAAACAGCCCAACGAAGAAGACAAGGCATCGGAAAAGCCAGAAGATCAGCAAGACGACTCGAGTGCCGAAATGCCAGAAGACGAGTTAGAAAACACCTCTGACGATCCTAAGCAATCTCTGAAGTCAGGAAAGGAACCGAGCAAGGCTTCTGATGGCCCGAAGCCTCAACCCAAGAAGGGATCAGACAAGCTTGAAACGAAGAACGAAGACGACAAGGCATCGGAAGAGCCTGAAGATCAGCAAGACGACTCGAGTGACGAGAAGCCAGAAGCTGAGTCAGATGACGCCACGAACGATCCTAAGCAATCTCCGAAGTCAGGAAAGGAACCAAGCAAGGACTCGAAGGCTCATCCCAAGAAGGGATCAGATAAGCCTGCATCCAAGAACGAAGACGACAAGGCATCGGAAGAGCCTGAAGATCAGCAAGACGACTCGAGCGACGAGAAGCCAGAAGCCGAGTCAGACGACGCCTCGGACGATCCTAAGCAGTCGCCGAAGTCAGGAAAGGAACCGAGCAAGGGCTCGAAGCCTCAACCCAAGAAGGGGTCCGACAAGCCTGCAAGCAAGAACAAACAACCCAATTCAGAAGACAAGGCATCGGAAGATCCTGAAGATCAGCAAGACGACTCGAGCGACGAGAAGCCAGAAGACGACTTAGACAACACCTCGAACGATCCTAAGCAATCTCCGAAGTCAGGAAAGGAACCGAGCAAGGGCTCGAAGCCTCAACCCAAGAAGGGATCTGATAAGCCGGCAACCAAGAACGAAGACGAGAAGGCATCGGAAGAGCCCGAAGATCAGCAAGACGACTCGAGTGACGAGAAGCCAGAAGCCGAGTCAGATGACGCCACAAACGATCCTAAGCAATCTCCGATGTCAGGAAAGGAATCGAGCAAGGGGCCCAAGCCTCAACCTAAGAAGGGATCGGACAAGCCGGCAAGCAAGAACAAACAGCCCAACGAAGAAGACAAGGCATCGGAAGAGCCTGAAGATCAGCAAGACGGCTCGAGTGACGAGAAGCCAGAAGCCGAGTCAGATGACGCCACAAACGATCCTAAGCAATCTCCGAAGTCAGGAAAGGAATCGAGCAAGGGGCCCAAGCCTCAACCTAAGAAGGGATCGGACAAGCCGGCAAGCAAGAACAAACAGCCCAACGAAGAAGACAAGGCATCGGAAGAGCCTGAAGATCAGCAAGACGGCTCGAGTGACGAGAAGCCAGAAGCCGAGTCAGATGACGCCACGAACGATCCTAAGCAGTCGCCGAAGTCAGGAAAGGAACCGAGCAAGGGCTCGAAGCCTCAACCCAAGAAGGGATCGGACAAGCCGGCAGGCAAGAACGAAGACGGCAAGGCATCGGAAGAGCCTGAAGATCAGCAAGACGACTCGAGCGACGAGAAGCCAGAAGCCGAGTCAGATGACGCCACGAACGATCCTAAGCAATCTCCGAAGTCAGGAAAGGAACCAAGCAAGGACTCGAAGGCTCATCCCAAGAAGGGATCAGATAAGCCTGCATCCAAGAACGAAGACGACAAGGCATCGGAAGAGCCTGAAGATCAGCAAGACGACTCGAGCGACGAGAAGCCAGAAGCCGAGTCAGACGACGCCTCGGACGATCCTAAGCAGTCGCCGAAGTCAGGAAAGGAACCGAGCAAGGGCTCGAAGCCTCAACCCAAGAAGGGGTCCGACAAGCCTGCAAGCAAGAACAAACAACCCAATTCAGAAGACAAGGCATCGGAAGATCCTGAAGATCAGCAAGACGACTCGAGCGACGAGAAGCCAGAAGACGACTTAGACAACACCTCGAACGATCCTAAGCAATCTCCGAAGTCAGGAAAGGAACCGAGCAAGGGCTCGAAGCCTCAACCCAAGAAGGGATCTGATAAGCCTGCAAGCAAGAACGAAGACGACAAGGCATCGGAAGAGCCTGAAGATCAGCAAGACGACTCGAGTGACGAGAAGCCAGAAGCCGAGTCAGATGACGCCACAAACGATCCTAAGCAATCTCCGAAGTCAGGAAAGGAATCGAGCAAGGGCTCGAAGCCTCAACCCAAGAAGGGATCTGATAAGCCGGCAACCAAGAACGAAGACGACAAG GCATCGGAAGAGCCTGAAGATCAGCAAGACGACTCGAGCGACGAGAAGCCAGAAGACGACTTAGACAACACCTCGAACGATCCTAAGCAATCTCCGAAGTCAG GAAAGGAACCGAGCAAGGGCTCGAAGCCTCAACCCAAGAAGGGATCTGATAAGCCTGCAACCAAGAACGAAGACGACAAGGCATCGGAAGAGCCTGAAGATCAGCAAGACGACTCGAGCGACGAGAAGCCAGAAGCCGAGTCAGATGACGCCACGAACAATCCTAAGCAATCTCCGAAGTCAGGAAAGGAACCGAGCAAGGGCTCGAAGCCTCAACCCAAGAAGGGGTCGGACAAGCCGGCAAGCAAGAACAAACAGCCTGAAGGACCCGCTGCAAGAAACGAACCAGCTGGATCAGCGCTTACCGATCTTTATCCAACGCCACCGTTCGAAGCAGAGGACCCCACATCAATGGGTGCAGTTAAACCGAGTGATTCGAACGATGTGCTGGCTGCTATCAGCAGGGTACTGCCAGTAATTCGAGACATTAGTGCATTGCCATTGCCCAGCGGTGGATCGGTTCCAAAGACGCCGGTACCATCCACCAAAGACGCCGATGTGTACGATGAGGTAGAAGATGAAGACGATACGGATGCGGTTGATGCCGTTATGCCAGAGAAGCAACAGCACAGCGAACCGGAAACACCCAGCCAATCAGCCCCTCAACCTACGGATACGGGCAGTTGCATCGAGATCATACTGAAGGTACCAACCGACGCGCGGCACGTGATTGTTCGAGCGGAAAATCCCAAGTTTAAGTCACAGGCTGGATCGCCGCTCGACCAGCTGGTGAACAAGATTGCTCCCGGTGTGTACGATGTGCAGTTGGCCAAGTTCGATAAGGTGGTGTTTGAAAAGTACGATAAATCGCCAGCCGAAGACGAACCGGAAGCGCCCAGCAATCTGGGAAAGGCATTCAACTACGATGAGCTTGTGCCGAAGCCAAGAAACGCTGGCTCAAGCAAACGCGTGCCGGAAGACAGTGTAAATGCGTACCTGCCGAAGGTGGAGAGCGTTCAATCGCGTGTGGGCGCCGCCGACGAGAAGCAGGGAAAGTCGGCTCGGGATGAAAGTGCGCCGGCCAAGCAGCGTCGCATTCCGGACCGATTCCTGGCGGTGGGACGTCGAGGTTGA
- the LOC118504050 gene encoding claspin-like isoform X2 codes for MRLDCRWILLPMLALFVEARDARAYRGGKAEYMKADRKGETQFQHQKTIDGAVLGCFGYVDGQGKMFVTHYLADVAGYRSVSLSAPDKMTRERLKLLRNGEDGPASDLFPVDCTEEGDVGRLQKMADKIKKDFESDNEAEEPQRKSPSYAKNDDPTTVATDGGRAPENSDAENDSVKAKTAPSTATPSETPNKKQNVRLINVRDPSSFGKPAKKPAESSKTPSRKSPSKPTGDEANSEPGKVSPSKGSFPPKKQYPKVSKQPNTMEQPQATKDLEKPSEKNQTPAAKPNVAARSPAVPEGAKDDEVPEDASRKQPTDSKSSPKSGKDPNKVAEGPSKPESKKGSDKPASKNKQPNEDEKASEEPKDQQDDSSPEKPEAESDDATNDPKQSPKSGKEPSKGSKPQPKKESDKPAGKNKQPNEEDKASEKPEDQQDDSSAEMPEDELENTSDDPKQSLKSGKEPSKASDGPKPQPKKGSDKLETKNEDDKASEEPEDQQDDSSDEKPEAESDDATNDPKQSPKSGKEPSKDSKAHPKKGSDKPASKNEDDKASEEPEDQQDDSSDEKPEAESDDASDDPKQSPKSGKEPSKGSKPQPKKGSDKPASKNKQPNSEDKASEDPEDQQDDSSDEKPEDDLDNTSNDPKQSPKSGKEPSKGSKPQPKKGSDKPATKNEDEKASEEPEDQQDDSSDEKPEAESDDATNDPKQSPMSGKESSKGPKPQPKKGSDKPASKNKQPNEEDKASEEPEDQQDGSSDEKPEAESDDATNDPKQSPKSGKESSKGPKPQPKKGSDKPASKNKQPNEEDKASEEPEDQQDGSSDEKPEAESDDATNDPKQSPKSGKEPSKGSKPQPKKGSDKPAGKNEDGKASEEPEDQQDDSSDEKPEAESDDATNDPKQSPKSGKEPSKDSKAHPKKGSDKPASKNEDDKASEEPEDQQDDSSDEKPEAESDDASDDPKQSPKSGKEPSKGSKPQPKKGSDKPASKNKQPNSEDKASEDPEDQQDDSSDEKPEDDLDNTSNDPKQSPKSGKEPSKGSKPQPKKGSDKPASKNEDDKASEEPEDQQDDSSDEKPEAESDDATNDPKQSPKSGKESSKGSKPQPKKGSDKPATKNEDDKASEEPEDQQDDSSDEKPEDDLDNTSNDPKQSPKSGKEPSKGSKPQPKKGSDKPATKNEDDKASEEPEDQQDDSSDEKPEAESDDATNDPKQSPKSGKESSKGPKPQPKKGSDKPASKNKQPNEEDKASEEPEDQQDDSSAEKPEAESDDATNDPKQSLKSGKESSKGSKPQPKKGTDKPATKNEDDKASEEPEDQQDDSSDEKPEAESDDATNDPKQSPKSGKEPSKGSKPQPKKGSDKPATKNEDDKASEEPEDQQDDSSDEKPEAESDDATNNPKQSPKSGKEPSKGSKPQPKKGSDKPASKNKQPEGPAARNEPAGSALTDLYPTPPFEAEDPTSMGAVKPSDSNDVLAAISRVLPVIRDISALPLPSGGSVPKTPVPSTKDADVYDEVEDEDDTDAVDAVMPEKQQHSEPETPSQSAPQPTDTGSCIEIILKVPTDARHVIVRAENPKFKSQAGSPLDQLVNKIAPGVYDVQLAKFDKVVFEKYDKSPAEDEPEAPSNLGKAFNYDELVPKPRNAGSSKRVPEDSVNAYLPKVESVQSRVGAADEKQGKSARDESAPAKQRRIPDRFLAVGRRG; via the exons ATGCGGCTGGATTGCAGATGG ATCCTTTTGCCCATGCTGGCACTTTTCGTCGAGGCGAGAGATGCACGAGCGTACCGTGGAG GCAAGGCAGAGTACATGAAGGCGGATCGGAAGGGTGAAACCCAGTTTCAGCATCAGAAAACCATCGATGGAGCCGTTCTCGGATGCTTCGGCTATGTGGATGGACAGGGAAAAATGTTTGTCACCCATTACTTGGCCGATGTGGCGGGATACCGCAGTGTAAGCTTATCTGCGCCCGATAAAATGACCCGGGAGCGTCTAAAGTTGTTGAG GAACGGTGAAGATGGACCAGCGTCAGATCTATTTCCGGTCGACTGTACGGAGGAAGGAGACGTGGGTAGATTACAGAAGATGGcggataaaataaagaaagatTTCGAGAGTGATAACGAAGCGGAGGAACCGCAAAGGAAATCTCCATCCTACGCTAAAAACGATGATCCGACCACGGTGGCGACTGACGGTGGCAGAGCTCCGGAAAATAGTGATGCAGAAAATGATAGtgtaaaagcaaaaacggCACCATCGACTGCAACGCCCAGCGAAActccaaacaaaaagcaaaatgttCGTCTGATAAATGTAAGAGATCCGAGCTCGTTCGGAAAACCGGCAAAGAAACCAGCAGAAAGCTCGAAAACACCGTCAAGAAAATCTCCATCCAAACCAACCGGAGATGAAGCGAATTCCGAACCGGGAAAAGTGTCTCCATCAAAAGGAAGTTTTCCGCCCAAAAAGCAATACCCGAAGGTATCAAAGCAACCGAACACAATGGAACAACCGCAGGCAACGAAGGATTTGGAGAAACCGTCAGAAAAAAATCAGACTCCAGCTGCAAAACCGAATGTAGCTGCCAGGTCGCCTGCCGTTCCTGAGGGTGCTAAGGATGATGAAGTCCCGGAAGATGCATCGAGAAAACAACCGACTGATAGcaaatcatcgccaaaatcAGGAAAGGATCCAAACAAGGTAGCGGAAGGACCTTCAAAACCTGAATCCAAGAAGGGGTCCGACAAGCCAGCAAGCAAGAACAAGCAGCCCAACGAAGATGAGAAGGCATCGGAAGAGCCTAAAGATCAACAAGACGACTCGAGCCCCGAGAAGCCAGAAGCCGAGTCAGATGACGCCACAAACGATCCTAAGCAATCTCCGAAGTCAGGAAAGGAACCGAGCAAGGGCTCGAAGCCTCAACCCAAGAAGGAATCGGACAAGCCTGCAGGCAAGAACAAACAGCCCAACGAAGAAGACAAGGCATCGGAAAAGCCAGAAGATCAGCAAGACGACTCGAGTGCCGAAATGCCAGAAGACGAGTTAGAAAACACCTCTGACGATCCTAAGCAATCTCTGAAGTCAGGAAAGGAACCGAGCAAGGCTTCTGATGGCCCGAAGCCTCAACCCAAGAAGGGATCAGACAAGCTTGAAACGAAGAACGAAGACGACAAGGCATCGGAAGAGCCTGAAGATCAGCAAGACGACTCGAGTGACGAGAAGCCAGAAGCTGAGTCAGATGACGCCACGAACGATCCTAAGCAATCTCCGAAGTCAGGAAAGGAACCAAGCAAGGACTCGAAGGCTCATCCCAAGAAGGGATCAGATAAGCCTGCATCCAAGAACGAAGACGACAAGGCATCGGAAGAGCCTGAAGATCAGCAAGACGACTCGAGCGACGAGAAGCCAGAAGCCGAGTCAGACGACGCCTCGGACGATCCTAAGCAGTCGCCGAAGTCAGGAAAGGAACCGAGCAAGGGCTCGAAGCCTCAACCCAAGAAGGGGTCCGACAAGCCTGCAAGCAAGAACAAACAACCCAATTCAGAAGACAAGGCATCGGAAGATCCTGAAGATCAGCAAGACGACTCGAGCGACGAGAAGCCAGAAGACGACTTAGACAACACCTCGAACGATCCTAAGCAATCTCCGAAGTCAGGAAAGGAACCGAGCAAGGGCTCGAAGCCTCAACCCAAGAAGGGATCTGATAAGCCGGCAACCAAGAACGAAGACGAGAAGGCATCGGAAGAGCCCGAAGATCAGCAAGACGACTCGAGTGACGAGAAGCCAGAAGCCGAGTCAGATGACGCCACAAACGATCCTAAGCAATCTCCGATGTCAGGAAAGGAATCGAGCAAGGGGCCCAAGCCTCAACCTAAGAAGGGATCGGACAAGCCGGCAAGCAAGAACAAACAGCCCAACGAAGAAGACAAGGCATCGGAAGAGCCTGAAGATCAGCAAGACGGCTCGAGTGACGAGAAGCCAGAAGCCGAGTCAGATGACGCCACAAACGATCCTAAGCAATCTCCGAAGTCAGGAAAGGAATCGAGCAAGGGGCCCAAGCCTCAACCTAAGAAGGGATCGGACAAGCCGGCAAGCAAGAACAAACAGCCCAACGAAGAAGACAAGGCATCGGAAGAGCCTGAAGATCAGCAAGACGGCTCGAGTGACGAGAAGCCAGAAGCCGAGTCAGATGACGCCACGAACGATCCTAAGCAGTCGCCGAAGTCAGGAAAGGAACCGAGCAAGGGCTCGAAGCCTCAACCCAAGAAGGGATCGGACAAGCCGGCAGGCAAGAACGAAGACGGCAAGGCATCGGAAGAGCCTGAAGATCAGCAAGACGACTCGAGCGACGAGAAGCCAGAAGCCGAGTCAGATGACGCCACGAACGATCCTAAGCAATCTCCGAAGTCAGGAAAGGAACCAAGCAAGGACTCGAAGGCTCATCCCAAGAAGGGATCAGATAAGCCTGCATCCAAGAACGAAGACGACAAGGCATCGGAAGAGCCTGAAGATCAGCAAGACGACTCGAGCGACGAGAAGCCAGAAGCCGAGTCAGACGACGCCTCGGACGATCCTAAGCAGTCGCCGAAGTCAGGAAAGGAACCGAGCAAGGGCTCGAAGCCTCAACCCAAGAAGGGGTCCGACAAGCCTGCAAGCAAGAACAAACAACCCAATTCAGAAGACAAGGCATCGGAAGATCCTGAAGATCAGCAAGACGACTCGAGCGACGAGAAGCCAGAAGACGACTTAGACAACACCTCGAACGATCCTAAGCAATCTCCGAAGTCAGGAAAGGAACCGAGCAAGGGCTCGAAGCCTCAACCCAAGAAGGGATCTGATAAGCCTGCAAGCAAGAACGAAGACGACAAGGCATCGGAAGAGCCTGAAGATCAGCAAGACGACTCGAGTGACGAGAAGCCAGAAGCCGAGTCAGATGACGCCACAAACGATCCTAAGCAATCTCCGAAGTCAGGAAAGGAATCGAGCAAGGGCTCGAAGCCTCAACCCAAGAAGGGATCTGATAAGCCGGCAACCAAGAACGAAGACGACAAG GCATCGGAAGAGCCTGAAGATCAGCAAGACGACTCGAGCGACGAGAAGCCAGAAGACGACTTAGACAACACCTCGAACGATCCTAAGCAATCTCCGAAGTCAGGAAAGGAACCGAGCAAGGGCTCGAAGCCTCAACCCAAGAAGGGATCTGATAAGCCTGCAACCAAGAACGAAGACGACAAGGCATCGGAAGAGCCTGAAGATCAGCAAGACGACTCGAGCGACGAGAAGCCAGAAGCCGAGTCAGATGACGCCACGAACGATCCTAAGCAGTCTCCGAAGTCAGGAAAGGAATCGAGCAAGGGGCCCAAGCCTCAACCTAAGAAGGGATCGGACAAGCCGGCAAGCAAGAACAAACAGCCCAACGAAGAAGACAAGGCATCGGAAGAGCCTGAAGATCAGCAAGACGACTCGAGCGCCGAGAAGCCAGAAGCCGAGTCAGATGACGCCACGAACGATCCTAAGCAGTCGCTGAAGTCAGGAAAGGAATCGAGCAAGGGCTCGAAGCCTCAACCCAAGAAGGGAACTGATAAGCCGGCAACCAAGAACGAAGACGACAAGGCATCGGAAGAGCCTGAAGATCAGCAAGACGACTCGAGTGACGAGAAGCCAGAAGCCGAGTCAGATGACGCCACAAACGATCCTAAGCAATCTCCGAAGTCAGGAAAGGAACCGAGCAAGGGCTCGAAGCCTCAACCCAAGAAGGGATCTGATAAGCCTGCAACCAAGAACGAAGACGACAAGGCATCGGAAGAGCCTGAAGATCAGCAAGACGACTCGAGCGACGAGAAGCCAGAAGCCGAGTCAGATGACGCCACGAACAATCCTAAGCAATCTCCGAAGTCAGGAAAGGAACCGAGCAAGGGCTCGAAGCCTCAACCCAAGAAGGGGTCGGACAAGCCGGCAAGCAAGAACAAACAGCCTGAAGGACCCGCTGCAAGAAACGAACCAGCTGGATCAGCGCTTACCGATCTTTATCCAACGCCACCGTTCGAAGCAGAGGACCCCACATCAATGGGTGCAGTTAAACCGAGTGATTCGAACGATGTGCTGGCTGCTATCAGCAGGGTACTGCCAGTAATTCGAGACATTAGTGCATTGCCATTGCCCAGCGGTGGATCGGTTCCAAAGACGCCGGTACCATCCACCAAAGACGCCGATGTGTACGATGAGGTAGAAGATGAAGACGATACGGATGCGGTTGATGCCGTTATGCCAGAGAAGCAACAGCACAGCGAACCGGAAACACCCAGCCAATCAGCCCCTCAACCTACGGATACGGGCAGTTGCATCGAGATCATACTGAAGGTACCAACCGACGCGCGGCACGTGATTGTTCGAGCGGAAAATCCCAAGTTTAAGTCACAGGCTGGATCGCCGCTCGACCAGCTGGTGAACAAGATTGCTCCCGGTGTGTACGATGTGCAGTTGGCCAAGTTCGATAAGGTGGTGTTTGAAAAGTACGATAAATCGCCAGCCGAAGACGAACCGGAAGCGCCCAGCAATCTGGGAAAGGCATTCAACTACGATGAGCTTGTGCCGAAGCCAAGAAACGCTGGCTCAAGCAAACGCGTGCCGGAAGACAGTGTAAATGCGTACCTGCCGAAGGTGGAGAGCGTTCAATCGCGTGTGGGCGCCGCCGACGAGAAGCAGGGAAAGTCGGCTCGGGATGAAAGTGCGCCGGCCAAGCAGCGTCGCATTCCGGACCGATTCCTGGCGGTGGGACGTCGAGGTTGA